The Streptomyces sp. NBC_01244 genome contains a region encoding:
- a CDS encoding xanthine dehydrogenase family protein molybdopterin-binding subunit: MTGTTTGIPTEVTQGTRTKGGIGESTLRPDGTLKVTGEFAYSSDMWHEDMLWGQALRSTVAHAEILSIDVSEALTLPGVYAVMTYEDLPTPVKYYGMEFQDTPVLAHGKVRHHGEPVALVAADHPETARRAAAKIKIEYRELPLVTDEASATAPDAVLVHENRDDHHSGHVPHPNIVHRQPILRGDAAAARERADVIVTGEYTFGMQDQAFLGPESGLAVPCEDGGVDLYVATQWLHSDLKQIAPVLGLPEEKVRMTMAGVGGAFGGREDISMQITASVLALRTGKPVKMVYNRFESFFGHVHRHPAKLYYEHGATRDGKLTHMKCKIVLDGGAYASSTASVVGNAASLSVGPYVIDDVDIEAVGLYTNNPPCGAMRGFGAVQACFAYEAQMDKLAAKLGMDPVEFRRLNAMEQGTVMPTGQVVEGPAPVAELLRRVKARPLPPERQWESADGAADVRALPGGLSNTTHGEGVVRGVGYAVGIKNVGFSEGFDDYSTAKVRLEVINGEAVALVHTAMAEVGQGGITIHAQIARTELGVQQVTIHPADTQVGSAGSTSAGRQTYMTGGSIKNSCGLVREKVLELGRRKFGAEHAGWAGAGLLLEDGKVITDGGEVLAALVDVLEDEVVEIEAEWRHRPTEAFDLRTGQGDGHVQYSFAAHRAVVEVDTELGLVKVVELATAQDVGKALNPLSVVGQIQGGTVQGLGVAIMEEIIVDPKTAKVKNPSFTDYLLPTILDTPTLPVDYLELGDPHSPYGVRGIGEAPTLSSTPAVLAAIRAATGLELNKTPVRPEHLTGS, from the coding sequence ATGACCGGCACCACCACCGGCATTCCCACCGAGGTCACCCAGGGCACCCGTACCAAGGGCGGCATCGGAGAGTCGACGCTGCGCCCGGACGGCACCCTGAAGGTGACCGGCGAGTTCGCGTACTCCTCGGACATGTGGCACGAGGACATGCTGTGGGGCCAGGCCCTGCGGTCCACGGTCGCGCACGCCGAGATCCTGTCCATCGACGTCTCCGAGGCCCTGACCCTGCCCGGCGTGTACGCGGTCATGACCTACGAGGACCTGCCGACCCCGGTGAAGTACTACGGGATGGAGTTCCAGGACACTCCGGTCCTGGCGCACGGCAAGGTCCGCCACCACGGCGAGCCGGTCGCCCTGGTGGCCGCCGACCACCCGGAGACCGCCCGCCGCGCCGCCGCGAAGATCAAGATCGAGTACCGGGAGCTGCCGCTCGTCACGGACGAGGCCTCGGCGACCGCGCCCGATGCCGTCCTCGTCCACGAGAACCGGGACGACCACCACTCCGGCCACGTCCCGCACCCGAACATCGTGCACCGCCAGCCCATCCTCCGCGGAGACGCGGCGGCGGCCCGGGAGCGCGCCGACGTCATCGTCACCGGCGAGTACACCTTCGGCATGCAGGACCAGGCCTTCCTCGGCCCCGAGTCCGGACTGGCCGTGCCCTGCGAGGACGGGGGAGTCGACCTGTACGTGGCCACCCAGTGGCTGCACTCGGACCTCAAGCAGATCGCCCCGGTCCTCGGCCTGCCCGAGGAGAAGGTCCGGATGACCATGGCCGGCGTCGGCGGCGCCTTCGGCGGCCGCGAGGACATCTCGATGCAGATCACCGCCAGTGTGCTCGCGCTGCGCACGGGCAAGCCGGTGAAGATGGTCTACAACCGCTTCGAGTCCTTCTTCGGGCACGTGCACCGCCACCCGGCGAAGCTGTACTACGAGCACGGCGCCACCCGCGACGGCAAGCTCACGCACATGAAGTGCAAGATCGTGCTCGACGGCGGGGCCTACGCCTCGTCCACTGCCTCGGTCGTCGGGAACGCGGCCTCCCTCTCGGTCGGCCCGTACGTCATCGACGACGTGGACATCGAGGCGGTCGGCCTCTACACGAACAACCCGCCGTGCGGCGCGATGCGCGGTTTCGGCGCCGTCCAGGCCTGCTTCGCGTACGAGGCCCAGATGGACAAGCTCGCGGCGAAACTGGGCATGGACCCGGTGGAGTTCCGCCGGCTCAACGCCATGGAGCAGGGCACGGTCATGCCCACCGGGCAGGTCGTGGAGGGCCCGGCCCCGGTCGCCGAACTGCTGCGCCGGGTCAAGGCCCGTCCGCTTCCGCCCGAGCGTCAGTGGGAGAGCGCCGACGGCGCGGCCGACGTGCGCGCGCTGCCGGGCGGTCTGTCGAACACCACGCACGGCGAGGGGGTCGTCCGGGGCGTCGGCTACGCCGTCGGCATCAAGAACGTCGGCTTCTCCGAGGGCTTCGACGACTACTCCACGGCCAAGGTGCGCCTGGAGGTCATCAACGGCGAGGCCGTCGCCCTGGTCCACACGGCCATGGCGGAGGTCGGCCAGGGCGGGATCACCATCCACGCGCAGATCGCCCGTACCGAACTCGGTGTCCAGCAGGTCACCATCCACCCCGCCGACACACAGGTGGGCTCGGCCGGTTCGACTTCGGCGGGCCGCCAGACGTACATGACCGGCGGATCCATCAAGAACTCCTGCGGGCTCGTCCGGGAGAAGGTCCTGGAGCTGGGACGGCGCAAGTTCGGCGCCGAGCACGCGGGGTGGGCCGGCGCCGGACTCCTCCTGGAGGACGGGAAGGTGATCACCGACGGGGGAGAGGTGCTCGCCGCCCTCGTGGACGTCCTGGAGGACGAGGTCGTGGAGATCGAGGCGGAGTGGCGCCACCGGCCCACCGAAGCCTTCGACCTGAGGACCGGTCAGGGCGACGGCCACGTCCAGTACTCCTTCGCCGCGCACCGCGCGGTCGTGGAGGTGGACACCGAGCTCGGACTCGTCAAGGTCGTGGAGCTGGCCACCGCCCAGGACGTGGGCAAGGCCCTCAACCCGCTGTCCGTGGTCGGCCAGATCCAGGGCGGCACCGTCCAGGGCCTGGGCGTCGCGATCATGGAGGAGATCATCGTGGACCCGAAGACGGCGAAGGTGAAGAACCCCTCCTT